From a region of the Actinopolymorpha singaporensis genome:
- a CDS encoding MraY family glycosyltransferase: protein MREYLLVLFVAAGTTYLLGGLARRFAARIGAVREIRDRDINSVPIPRLGGLAVLGGVLAAFVVSTHLPFLGLLPELRGDVWALLLAGFVIAVVGAVDDVVDLDPITKLAGQVVAAGILVVSGIQLNWLPLPDGTTLSLSPSQSAIVSAVVIVGMANAVNFVDGLDGLAAGVVCVGAAAFFTYSYGLTVGLSLNRATTATLVTVVVAGACLGFLPHNFFPARVFLGDSGAYLLGLMLAASTISLTGWLDPSVTAAASVRQSLLPALLPLVLPIAVMALPFIDLMLAVIRRTRAGRSPFDADKKHLHHRLHLELGHSHPGAVLVMYLWAGVLSFGMVAVGLWTSWVTAAVVGVIVVVAILCTAVLPRRRKLPHPL, encoded by the coding sequence GTGCGCGAATACCTGCTCGTCCTCTTCGTCGCCGCCGGTACGACCTACCTCCTCGGTGGGCTCGCCCGGCGCTTCGCGGCGCGGATCGGCGCGGTCCGGGAGATCCGGGACCGGGACATCAACTCGGTCCCGATCCCGCGGCTGGGCGGGCTGGCGGTGCTCGGCGGGGTGCTGGCGGCGTTCGTCGTCTCCACCCATCTGCCGTTCCTGGGACTTCTGCCGGAGTTGCGCGGGGACGTCTGGGCCCTCCTGCTGGCCGGATTCGTGATCGCGGTGGTCGGCGCCGTCGACGACGTGGTCGACCTGGATCCGATCACCAAGCTCGCCGGCCAGGTCGTCGCGGCGGGGATCCTGGTGGTGTCCGGCATCCAGCTCAACTGGCTGCCGTTGCCCGACGGCACCACCCTGTCGCTGTCCCCGTCACAGAGCGCGATCGTGTCCGCGGTGGTGATCGTCGGGATGGCGAACGCCGTCAACTTCGTCGACGGGCTGGACGGGCTGGCCGCCGGGGTGGTGTGCGTCGGCGCGGCCGCGTTCTTCACGTACTCCTACGGTCTGACGGTGGGGCTGTCGCTCAACCGCGCGACCACGGCGACGCTGGTCACGGTGGTGGTCGCGGGCGCGTGCCTGGGCTTCCTGCCGCACAACTTCTTCCCGGCCCGGGTGTTCCTCGGCGACTCCGGCGCCTACCTGCTGGGGCTGATGCTGGCCGCCTCGACGATCAGCCTGACCGGCTGGCTGGACCCGAGCGTCACGGCGGCCGCGAGCGTACGGCAGAGTCTGCTGCCGGCCCTGCTGCCGCTGGTCCTGCCGATCGCGGTGATGGCGCTGCCGTTCATCGACCTGATGCTCGCGGTGATCCGGCGGACCCGCGCGGGGCGGTCGCCCTTCGACGCGGACAAGAAGCACCTCCACCACCGGCTGCACCTGGAGCTCGGGCACTCCCATCCGGGTGCGGTGCTGGTGATGTACCTGTGGGCCGGGGTGCTGTCGTTCGGCATGGTCGCGGTCGGTCTGTGGACGAGTTGGGTGACCGCCGCGGTGGTGGGGGTGATCGTCGTGGTGGCCATCCTCTGTACGGCGGTCCTGCCACGCCGTCGTAAGCTGCCACATCCGCTCTGA
- a CDS encoding F0F1 ATP synthase subunit delta, whose amino-acid sequence MTDFHGTSREAVASLRQRLRGVAGTPAELQEAGRQLFSVVRLLDAQPALRRALTDSTRTPDDRAALAGNLLGSRIGAQALDLVTAAVRLSWPRTRQFTDALEEVGALALVRSAEEEGRLDDLEDALFRFARLLEREEGLHLALTDRGIPADNRATLVRELLAGKAPEGAVPLVEQAVVAPRGLSLTEALDNYAKLAAGWRERLVATVRTATPLSAADQDRLAGALRRQYGHDVHLNILVDPGVLGGMRVELGAEVIDGTIASRLDDARRRLAG is encoded by the coding sequence ATGACGGACTTCCACGGCACTTCGCGAGAGGCGGTGGCGTCCCTGCGGCAGCGGCTGCGGGGCGTCGCCGGAACGCCGGCGGAGCTCCAAGAGGCCGGGCGGCAGCTGTTCTCCGTCGTCCGGCTGCTGGACGCCCAACCGGCGTTGCGGCGGGCTCTCACCGACTCCACCCGGACCCCGGACGACCGGGCCGCGCTCGCCGGCAACCTGCTGGGATCGCGGATCGGTGCCCAGGCGCTGGATCTCGTGACCGCCGCGGTCCGCCTTTCCTGGCCGCGGACGCGCCAGTTCACCGACGCCTTGGAAGAGGTCGGCGCCCTGGCGCTGGTGCGGTCGGCCGAGGAGGAGGGACGCCTCGACGACCTCGAGGACGCCCTGTTCCGGTTCGCCCGGCTCCTGGAGCGGGAGGAAGGCCTCCATCTGGCGCTGACCGACCGGGGGATCCCGGCGGACAACCGGGCCACCCTGGTCCGGGAGCTGCTCGCGGGGAAGGCCCCCGAAGGGGCCGTACCCTTGGTGGAGCAGGCCGTGGTGGCCCCGCGCGGGCTCTCGCTCACCGAGGCGCTCGACAACTACGCCAAACTCGCCGCCGGATGGCGGGAACGGCTGGTGGCCACGGTCCGTACGGCGACGCCGCTGAGCGCCGCCGACCAGGATCGGCTGGCGGGCGCGCTGCGTCGCCAGTACGGCCACGACGTACACCTCAACATCCTGGTAGACCCCGGGGTTCTCGGCGGAATGCGCGTCGAGCTGGGCGCCGAGGTCATCGACGGCACGATCGCCAGTCGGCTGGATGACGCGCGGCGCCGGTTGGCCGGCTGA
- the murA gene encoding UDP-N-acetylglucosamine 1-carboxyvinyltransferase, with product MERLRIRGGNRLEGEVPVSGAKNSALKLMAASLLTQGRTVLHNVPDILDVKFMGALLKRMGCELDTSMFDSGTLTIDVPESIHHEADYDLVRRLRASITVLGPLVARCGRAKVALPGGDSIGSRGLGMHVSGLERMGAQIGVEHGFVVAEAPAGLHGASILLDFPSVGATENLLLAATLAHGTTLIDNAAREPEIVDIADMLTKMGAKIGGIGTPTLEVEGPADLSAVEHTVVPDRMVAGTWAIGAVVTGGEVTLRDARADHLDIVLDKLTRAGASVRTGPVSFTVSMEGRPRAVNVVTLPYPGFPTDLQAMMVALAAISEGTSMVTENLFDGRFRFVQELARLGADVRTDGHHAVIRGRPALSGAPVEATDIRAGAGLLLAGLVAEGETLVSGVHHLDRGYPRLVEVLQGLGADVQREPDNVDFG from the coding sequence GTGGAACGGCTGAGAATTCGCGGTGGCAACCGGCTCGAGGGCGAGGTGCCGGTCAGCGGCGCCAAGAACAGCGCGCTGAAACTGATGGCGGCGTCGCTGCTCACACAGGGTCGTACGGTCCTGCACAACGTGCCCGACATCCTGGACGTGAAGTTCATGGGTGCGTTGCTCAAACGCATGGGCTGTGAGCTCGACACCTCGATGTTCGACAGCGGAACGCTCACCATCGACGTGCCCGAGTCCATCCACCACGAGGCTGACTACGACCTCGTACGCCGGCTGCGGGCCTCGATCACGGTGCTCGGCCCCCTGGTGGCCCGCTGCGGGCGGGCGAAGGTGGCGTTGCCGGGCGGTGACAGCATCGGCTCCCGCGGCCTGGGCATGCACGTGTCCGGGCTGGAACGGATGGGCGCCCAGATCGGCGTGGAGCACGGTTTCGTGGTGGCCGAGGCGCCTGCGGGGCTGCACGGCGCGAGCATCCTGCTGGACTTCCCGAGCGTCGGCGCCACCGAGAACCTCCTGCTGGCCGCGACCCTCGCCCACGGTACGACGTTGATCGACAACGCCGCCCGCGAGCCGGAGATCGTCGACATCGCCGACATGCTCACCAAGATGGGCGCGAAGATCGGCGGGATCGGCACTCCCACGCTGGAGGTGGAGGGGCCGGCGGACCTGTCCGCGGTCGAGCACACCGTGGTGCCGGACCGGATGGTGGCCGGCACCTGGGCGATCGGTGCCGTCGTGACCGGCGGGGAGGTCACCCTGCGGGACGCGCGGGCCGACCACCTCGACATCGTGCTGGACAAGCTGACCCGGGCCGGCGCGTCGGTGCGGACCGGGCCGGTGAGCTTCACTGTGTCGATGGAGGGGCGGCCGCGAGCCGTCAACGTCGTCACGCTGCCGTACCCAGGGTTCCCGACCGACCTGCAGGCGATGATGGTGGCGCTGGCCGCGATCAGCGAGGGCACCTCGATGGTGACCGAGAACCTCTTCGACGGGCGGTTCCGGTTCGTCCAGGAGCTGGCCCGGCTGGGCGCGGACGTGCGCACCGACGGGCACCACGCGGTGATCCGAGGACGCCCGGCGCTGTCCGGCGCACCCGTGGAGGCGACCGACATCCGCGCGGGTGCGGGCCTGTTGCTGGCCGGACTGGTCGCGGAGGGGGAGACGCTGGTGTCCGGCGTACACCACCTCGACCGCGGCTATCCCCGCCTGGTGGAGGTCCTCCAGGGACTCGGTGCCGACGTGCAGCGCGAGCCGGACAACGTCGACTTCGGCTGA
- a CDS encoding F0F1 ATP synthase subunit gamma produces the protein MAGKIRVYRQRIRAVTTIKKSTRAMELVAASRIRRAQERSQAATPYARELTRAVSALATYSHVDHPITTERANPRRAAVLVISSDRGLAGAYSSSVLREGERLAELLRGEGKEVVPYVCGRKAVAYYRFRNREIAGEWTGFSDGPSYDDARAVGQELTQAFLAGSDEGGVDEIHIVYTQFVSMMTQRPEVIRLMPLEVVEGEEPPAEEDVLPLYEFEPSAAEVLDALLPRYVDNRIYHCMLQAAASELAARQRAMKSATDNAEELIRTLTREANQARQAEITQEISEIVGGASALAESSAGSE, from the coding sequence ATGGCAGGCAAGATCCGCGTCTATCGTCAGCGCATCCGTGCGGTGACGACGATCAAGAAGAGCACCCGCGCGATGGAGCTGGTCGCCGCGTCGCGCATCCGCCGTGCGCAGGAGCGCTCGCAGGCGGCCACGCCGTACGCCCGGGAGCTCACCCGAGCGGTGTCGGCGCTGGCGACGTACTCCCACGTCGACCACCCGATCACCACCGAGCGGGCGAACCCGCGACGGGCAGCCGTGCTGGTCATCTCCAGCGACCGCGGCCTGGCCGGCGCGTACTCCTCCAGCGTGCTGCGGGAGGGCGAGCGGCTCGCCGAGCTGCTGCGCGGCGAGGGCAAGGAAGTCGTCCCGTACGTCTGCGGCCGCAAGGCGGTGGCCTACTACCGCTTCCGCAACCGCGAGATCGCGGGGGAGTGGACCGGGTTCTCCGACGGGCCGAGCTACGACGACGCCCGAGCGGTCGGCCAGGAGCTGACGCAGGCCTTCCTGGCCGGCTCGGACGAGGGCGGGGTGGACGAGATCCACATCGTCTACACCCAGTTCGTCAGCATGATGACGCAGCGGCCGGAGGTCATCCGGCTGATGCCGCTGGAGGTCGTCGAGGGCGAGGAGCCCCCGGCGGAGGAGGATGTGCTGCCGCTGTACGAGTTCGAGCCCTCGGCCGCCGAGGTGCTGGACGCGTTGCTGCCGCGCTACGTCGACAACCGCATCTACCACTGCATGCTGCAGGCGGCGGCCAGTGAGCTCGCGGCCCGCCAGCGTGCGATGAAGTCGGCCACCGACAACGCGGAGGAGCTGATCCGTACGCTCACCCGCGAAGCAAACCAGGCCCGCCAGGCCGAGATCACCCAAGAGATCAGCGAGATCGTCGGTGGCGCTAGCGCGCTCGCCGAGTCAAGCGCTGGGAGTGAGTGA
- the atpB gene encoding F0F1 ATP synthase subunit A yields MILAADGGFTPPGPSVFDLPPYAAGITKPMTLLVLAAVVVGVFFVMSARRAAMVPDRLQYSGEMAYGFVRNSIARDVIGSHDFMRFVPYLVTLFFFILVNNVFGIVPFLQFPTFSHIGFVYPLALISWVVYNAVGIGRKGFLGYLKHQTVPAGVSPVMLILLVPLEFISNIVVRPITLSLRLFANMFAGHLVLILFAVGGEYLLLHSDVLFFKPIGVVSLLLDIALFFLELLVQVLQAYIFTLLTANYISGALAEEH; encoded by the coding sequence ATGATCCTCGCTGCGGACGGGGGCTTCACGCCACCAGGGCCGAGCGTCTTCGACCTGCCGCCCTACGCCGCCGGCATCACCAAGCCGATGACGTTGCTGGTGCTGGCCGCGGTGGTCGTCGGTGTCTTCTTCGTCATGTCGGCACGCCGCGCGGCCATGGTGCCGGACCGGCTGCAGTACAGCGGCGAGATGGCCTACGGCTTCGTCCGCAACTCGATCGCGCGCGACGTGATCGGGTCGCACGACTTCATGCGGTTCGTGCCGTACCTCGTGACGTTGTTCTTCTTCATCCTGGTCAACAACGTCTTCGGCATCGTGCCGTTCCTGCAGTTCCCGACGTTCTCCCACATCGGCTTCGTCTACCCGCTGGCGCTGATCAGCTGGGTGGTCTACAACGCGGTGGGCATCGGGCGGAAGGGCTTCCTGGGCTACCTCAAGCACCAGACGGTGCCTGCGGGAGTCAGCCCGGTCATGTTGATCCTGCTGGTTCCGCTGGAGTTCATCTCCAACATCGTCGTCCGGCCGATCACGTTGTCGTTGCGGCTCTTCGCCAACATGTTCGCCGGCCACCTCGTGCTGATCCTGTTCGCGGTCGGCGGCGAGTACCTCCTGCTCCACTCCGACGTGCTGTTCTTCAAGCCCATCGGCGTGGTGTCGCTGCTCCTGGACATCGCGCTCTTCTTCCTCGAGCTCCTGGTCCAGGTGCTGCAGGCCTACATCTTCACGCTCCTGACGGCCAACTACATCTCCGGCGCCCTCGCCGAAGAACACTGA
- a CDS encoding cob(I)yrinic acid a,c-diamide adenosyltransferase, with amino-acid sequence MVNLTRIYTRTGDGGQTRLVDNSQVTKTDRRLAAYADVDEANASIGTALALGGLAEDIAAVLVEVQNDLFDVGADLGNPVDHGAEPGAALRITPEYVQRLEAHCDAFNERIEPLRSFVLPGGTPGAALLHTARTVVRRAERTAWAAWEEHADTMNAATIKYLNRLSDLLFILARVANAGRGDVLWQPGGGRADQAGRS; translated from the coding sequence ATGGTCAACCTCACTCGGATCTACACCCGTACCGGAGACGGCGGGCAGACCCGGCTGGTCGACAACAGCCAGGTCACCAAGACCGACCGCCGGCTGGCGGCGTACGCCGACGTGGACGAGGCCAACGCGAGCATCGGCACCGCGCTCGCCCTCGGCGGCCTGGCCGAGGACATCGCGGCGGTTCTGGTGGAGGTACAGAACGACCTGTTCGACGTGGGCGCCGACCTCGGCAACCCGGTCGACCACGGCGCCGAGCCCGGCGCGGCCCTGCGAATCACCCCGGAGTACGTCCAACGCCTCGAGGCGCACTGCGACGCGTTCAACGAGCGGATCGAGCCGCTGCGCTCCTTCGTGCTCCCGGGCGGGACGCCCGGCGCGGCCCTGTTGCACACGGCCCGCACGGTGGTCCGGCGGGCCGAACGCACCGCGTGGGCGGCCTGGGAGGAGCACGCGGACACGATGAACGCGGCCACGATCAAGTACCTCAACCGGCTGTCGGACCTGTTGTTCATCCTGGCCCGGGTGGCAAACGCCGGCCGTGGGGACGTGCTGTGGCAGCCCGGCGGCGGGCGGGCCGACCAGGCGGGGCGTTCCTAG
- a CDS encoding F0F1 ATP synthase subunit B, which yields MTSILAAGEAVNPLIPHPIEIILSLIVFGILFYVVRTWVAPKFEKAFAERAEAIEGGLKRAEETQAEAKAALERYQQQLSEARHEASRIREEAKEQGAAIVAEMREQAQAEAQRIVAQAHTQLEAERQQALLQLRSEIGDLSTQLASRIVGEALEDEGRQRRIVERFINELEQQPVGEAR from the coding sequence ATGACATCGATCCTCGCCGCGGGGGAAGCGGTCAACCCGCTCATTCCGCACCCGATCGAGATCATCCTGAGCCTGATCGTCTTCGGCATCCTGTTCTACGTCGTCCGTACGTGGGTCGCGCCGAAGTTCGAGAAGGCGTTCGCCGAGCGCGCCGAGGCCATCGAGGGTGGGCTCAAGCGGGCCGAGGAGACGCAGGCCGAGGCCAAGGCAGCCCTCGAGCGGTACCAGCAGCAGCTGTCGGAGGCTCGGCACGAGGCGTCCCGCATCCGCGAGGAAGCCAAGGAGCAGGGCGCCGCGATCGTGGCGGAGATGCGGGAACAGGCCCAGGCCGAGGCCCAGCGGATCGTCGCGCAGGCGCACACCCAGCTCGAGGCGGAGCGGCAGCAGGCGCTGCTGCAGCTGCGCAGCGAGATCGGTGACCTGTCCACCCAGCTCGCCAGCCGGATCGTCGGTGAGGCGCTCGAGGACGAGGGCCGCCAGCGGCGCATCGTCGAACGCTTCATCAACGAGCTGGAGCAGCAGCCCGTCGGAGAGGCGCGATGA
- the atpE gene encoding ATP synthase F0 subunit C, whose amino-acid sequence MRGSLAIIGYGLSAIGPGVGIGLIFAAYINGVARQPEAQARLQTIAILGFGLAEALAIIGIALAFVFQG is encoded by the coding sequence ATGAGAGGCTCGCTCGCCATCATCGGCTACGGCCTGTCGGCCATCGGCCCCGGCGTCGGCATCGGCCTGATCTTCGCGGCGTACATCAACGGTGTCGCCCGCCAGCCCGAGGCGCAGGCGCGCCTGCAGACGATCGCGATTCTCGGCTTCGGTCTGGCCGAGGCGCTCGCGATCATCGGTATCGCCCTCGCCTTCGTGTTCCAGGGCTGA
- a CDS encoding DUF2550 domain-containing protein, producing MIEIILDIAGLTLALVLVGLAGLAFRRRLLQRGGGTFDSSLRLRKQDNGKGWSLGIARYAGDSVEWFPVFSYGFRPRRTFSRNDLIVQARRDPAANEALGLYADHVVVECEQAGRTIELAMAEDALTGFLVWLEAAPPGRRHAPL from the coding sequence ATGATCGAGATCATCCTCGACATCGCCGGGCTGACCCTCGCGCTCGTCCTCGTAGGTCTTGCCGGTCTGGCATTTCGCCGCCGTCTGCTGCAACGCGGCGGCGGCACTTTCGACTCCAGCCTCAGGTTGCGCAAGCAGGACAACGGCAAGGGCTGGTCACTCGGCATCGCCCGCTACGCCGGGGACTCCGTGGAGTGGTTTCCGGTGTTCTCGTACGGTTTCCGCCCCCGTCGGACGTTCTCCCGGAACGACCTGATCGTGCAGGCCCGCCGCGACCCGGCCGCCAACGAGGCCCTCGGGCTCTACGCCGACCACGTCGTGGTGGAGTGTGAGCAGGCCGGCCGGACGATCGAGCTGGCGATGGCCGAGGACGCCCTGACCGGCTTCCTGGTCTGGCTCGAGGCGGCCCCGCCGGGCCGCCGGCACGCGCCGCTCTGA
- the atpA gene encoding F0F1 ATP synthase subunit alpha, with the protein MSELTIRPEEIREALERFVSSYQPAELAAEEVGTVVDAGDGIAHIEGLPSAMANELLEFEDGTLGMALNLDVREIGAVVLGEFTGIEEGQKVRRTGQVLSVPVGEGYLGRVVDALGKPIDGLGEITGLDGNRALELQAPGVMARQPVKEPLQTGIKAIDAMIPIGRGQRELLIGDRKTGKTVVAVDTIINQKANWESGDPTKQVRCIYVAIGQKGTTIAEVKRTLEEAGAMEYTTIVAAPASEPAGFKYIAPYTGSAIGQHWMYGGKHVLIVFDDLSKQAEAYRAMSLLLRRPPGREAYPGDVFYLHSRLLERCAKLSAALGGGSMTGFPVIETKANDISAYIPTNVISITDGQIFFQSDLFNANQRPAIDVGQSVSRVGTSAQTKAMKAVGAQLKLELAQFREMQAFAMFASDLDAASRRQLERGQRLTELLKQPQSSPYPVEEQVVSIWLGTTGKLDDVPVDDVRRFEGEFLEFLRRDRSGILAGIRETLNFTDDTVSALEEAVTDFKQTFETSDGQLLKPGREEVEALEEESVEQEKIVRQKRG; encoded by the coding sequence ATGTCGGAGCTGACGATCCGCCCGGAGGAGATCCGGGAAGCGTTGGAGCGTTTCGTCTCGAGCTACCAGCCCGCGGAGCTGGCCGCCGAAGAGGTCGGCACGGTCGTCGACGCCGGTGACGGCATCGCACACATCGAGGGCCTGCCGTCCGCGATGGCCAACGAGCTGCTGGAGTTCGAGGACGGCACGCTGGGGATGGCGCTGAACCTCGACGTCCGCGAGATCGGCGCGGTCGTCCTCGGTGAGTTCACCGGGATCGAGGAGGGCCAGAAGGTCCGCCGTACCGGCCAGGTGCTGTCGGTACCGGTGGGCGAGGGCTACCTCGGCCGCGTGGTGGACGCGCTCGGCAAGCCGATCGACGGCCTGGGCGAGATCACCGGCCTGGACGGCAACCGCGCGCTGGAGCTGCAGGCTCCGGGCGTGATGGCGCGCCAGCCGGTGAAGGAGCCGCTGCAGACCGGCATCAAGGCGATCGACGCGATGATCCCGATCGGCCGCGGCCAGCGCGAGCTGCTGATCGGTGACCGCAAGACCGGCAAGACGGTCGTCGCGGTGGACACGATCATCAACCAGAAGGCCAACTGGGAGAGCGGCGACCCGACCAAGCAGGTCCGCTGCATCTACGTCGCGATCGGCCAGAAGGGCACCACGATCGCGGAGGTCAAGCGCACGCTGGAGGAGGCCGGCGCGATGGAGTACACCACCATCGTCGCGGCTCCCGCCTCCGAGCCCGCGGGCTTCAAGTACATCGCCCCCTACACCGGCTCGGCCATCGGCCAGCACTGGATGTACGGCGGCAAGCACGTCCTCATCGTCTTCGACGACCTGTCCAAGCAGGCCGAGGCCTACCGCGCGATGTCCCTGCTGCTGCGCCGCCCGCCGGGCCGCGAGGCCTACCCCGGCGACGTGTTCTACCTGCACAGCCGGCTGCTGGAGCGTTGCGCGAAGCTGTCCGCCGCGCTCGGTGGCGGTTCGATGACCGGCTTCCCGGTGATCGAGACCAAGGCCAACGACATCTCGGCGTACATCCCGACCAACGTCATCTCCATCACCGACGGGCAGATCTTCTTCCAGTCCGACCTGTTCAACGCCAACCAGCGCCCGGCGATCGACGTCGGCCAGTCGGTGTCCCGGGTCGGTACGTCCGCGCAGACGAAGGCGATGAAGGCGGTCGGTGCCCAGCTCAAGCTGGAGCTCGCACAGTTCCGTGAGATGCAGGCGTTCGCGATGTTCGCCTCCGACCTCGACGCGGCCTCCCGCCGCCAGCTGGAGCGTGGCCAGCGGCTGACCGAGCTGCTCAAGCAGCCGCAGTCCTCGCCGTACCCGGTCGAGGAGCAGGTCGTGTCGATCTGGCTCGGCACCACCGGGAAGCTCGACGACGTTCCGGTCGACGACGTGCGCCGGTTCGAGGGCGAGTTCCTCGAGTTCCTGCGGCGTGACCGGTCCGGCATTCTCGCCGGCATCCGCGAGACGCTCAACTTCACCGACGACACGGTGAGCGCGCTGGAAGAGGCGGTCACCGACTTCAAGCAGACCTTCGAGACCTCCGACGGCCAGCTGCTCAAGCCCGGCCGGGAAGAGGTGGAGGCGCTGGAAGAGGAGAGCGTCGAGCAGGAGAAGATCGTCCGGCAGAAGCGGGGCTGA
- the atpD gene encoding F0F1 ATP synthase subunit beta has translation MTATIGENTAEKSAAGVGRVARVIGTVVDVEFPAGAIPDIYSALKTEITLGDQRSTLTFEVQQHLGENLVRAISLQPTDGLVRGQEVRDTGGPITVPVGDVAKGHVWNVAGDCLNAEEGEELEITERWPIHRPAPPFDQLEGKTEMLVTGIKVIDLLTPYVQGGKIGLFGGAGVGKTVLIQEMIIRVARNFGGTSVFAGVGERTREGNDLILEFDESGVIKDTALVYGQMDEPPGTRLRVALAGLTMAEYFRDVQRQDVLLFIDNIFRFTQAGAEVSTLLGRMPSAVGYQPTLADEMGLLQERITSTRGHSITSMQAVYVPADDYTDPAPATAFTHFDATTELSRDLAAQAIYPAIDPLTSTSRILDPRYISQEHYDTAIRVKQILQRNRELQDIIAILGIDELPEEDKITVARARKLQRFLSQNTFAATQFTGIEGSFVPLEDTIEAFKKVCDGEYDHVGEQAFYSVGGLDDVERKWAEIQKGL, from the coding sequence ATGACTGCCACGATTGGCGAGAACACCGCCGAGAAGTCGGCTGCCGGCGTCGGCCGTGTCGCACGCGTGATCGGCACGGTCGTCGACGTCGAGTTCCCCGCCGGCGCGATCCCCGACATCTACAGCGCGCTGAAGACCGAGATCACCCTCGGCGACCAGCGCAGCACCCTGACCTTCGAGGTCCAGCAGCACCTGGGTGAGAACCTCGTCCGGGCGATCTCGCTGCAGCCGACCGACGGCCTGGTGCGCGGCCAGGAGGTGCGCGACACCGGCGGCCCGATCACGGTGCCGGTCGGTGACGTGGCCAAGGGGCACGTCTGGAACGTCGCCGGCGACTGCCTGAACGCCGAGGAGGGCGAGGAGCTCGAGATCACCGAGCGCTGGCCGATTCACCGGCCGGCCCCGCCGTTCGACCAGCTCGAGGGCAAGACCGAGATGCTGGTCACCGGCATCAAGGTGATCGACCTGCTCACGCCGTACGTCCAGGGCGGAAAGATCGGCCTGTTCGGCGGCGCCGGTGTGGGCAAGACGGTGCTCATCCAGGAGATGATCATCCGGGTCGCCCGCAACTTCGGTGGCACCTCCGTCTTCGCGGGCGTCGGCGAGCGCACCCGTGAGGGCAACGACCTCATCCTCGAGTTCGACGAGAGCGGCGTCATCAAGGACACCGCGCTCGTGTACGGCCAGATGGACGAGCCGCCGGGCACCCGGCTGCGGGTCGCGCTGGCCGGCCTCACGATGGCGGAGTACTTCCGCGACGTACAGCGTCAGGACGTGCTGCTGTTCATCGACAACATCTTCCGCTTCACCCAGGCGGGCGCGGAGGTGTCGACCCTGCTCGGCCGGATGCCGTCGGCGGTGGGTTACCAGCCCACGCTGGCCGACGAGATGGGCCTTCTGCAGGAGCGGATCACCTCCACCCGTGGGCACTCGATCACCTCGATGCAGGCGGTCTACGTGCCGGCGGACGACTACACCGACCCGGCTCCGGCGACGGCGTTCACGCACTTCGACGCCACCACGGAGCTCTCCCGGGACCTCGCCGCGCAGGCGATCTACCCGGCCATCGACCCGCTGACCTCGACGTCGCGCATCCTGGACCCGCGCTACATCTCCCAGGAGCACTACGACACGGCCATCCGGGTCAAGCAGATCCTGCAGCGCAACCGCGAACTGCAGGACATCATCGCCATCCTCGGTATCGACGAGCTTCCCGAAGAAGACAAGATCACCGTGGCCCGGGCGCGCAAGCTGCAGCGGTTCCTGTCCCAGAACACCTTCGCGGCCACGCAGTTCACCGGCATCGAGGGATCGTTCGTCCCGCTGGAGGACACCATCGAGGCCTTCAAGAAGGTCTGCGACGGCGAGTACGACCACGTGGGTGAGCAGGCGTTCTACTCCGTCGGCGGTCTGGACGACGTGGAGCGCAAGTGGGCGGAGATCCAGAAGGGTCTCTGA
- a CDS encoding F0F1 ATP synthase subunit epsilon, with amino-acid sequence MAEPLHVELVAPDRTVWSGEATTVIARTSEGDIGILPGHAPVLGLLVDGVVEVRTPDSEIYVAAVQGGFLSVANDRVSILAEYAEMSHEIDLEEARQQLERARAAGENDQEALEHVRRAEARVRAVEMAS; translated from the coding sequence GTGGCAGAGCCCCTGCACGTCGAGCTGGTCGCACCGGACCGCACGGTCTGGTCGGGCGAGGCGACGACTGTCATCGCCCGTACGTCCGAAGGTGACATCGGGATCCTGCCCGGGCACGCACCGGTCCTGGGTCTCCTGGTCGACGGCGTGGTCGAGGTACGCACGCCGGACTCGGAGATCTACGTGGCCGCGGTCCAGGGCGGTTTCCTCTCGGTCGCGAACGACCGGGTGTCCATCCTCGCCGAGTACGCCGAGATGTCCCACGAGATCGATCTCGAGGAGGCCCGGCAGCAACTGGAGCGGGCCCGGGCGGCCGGCGAGAACGACCAGGAAGCTCTCGAGCACGTACGCCGCGCCGAGGCTCGCGTACGCGCTGTCGAGATGGCTTCCTGA